A region of candidate division KSB1 bacterium DNA encodes the following proteins:
- a CDS encoding Gfo/Idh/MocA family oxidoreductase, translated as MTKIKFGQIGVGNWGKNLLRNFDNHPDTNLIAVSDVSKEILAAVGRQYPSVQLLENAQNLIQHPETEAVIIATEPVTHYKFALEALKAGKHVFVEKPMTLVPKESESLVELAKKNNRILMVGHILEYHPAYRKAKELMDSGELGAVHYMYSTRVNLGIIRKDENALWSLAPHDISIALMFMQNLPIQVACTGQSFLQPGIEDVVFLTMHFSHQRMAHVHCSWLDPHKVRKLTVVGSKKMVVVDDMEANEKVRIYDKGVEKKPKYANYSEMLTLRNGDIQIPRLEMKEPLRLECDQFIKSIRSGKNPPSDGKDGHMVVKILAAADKSLKNGGKPIKIS; from the coding sequence ATGACTAAAATAAAATTTGGACAAATAGGCGTTGGGAATTGGGGCAAGAATTTATTACGGAACTTTGACAACCATCCGGACACAAATTTAATAGCAGTATCAGATGTTTCTAAGGAAATATTAGCGGCTGTTGGACGACAATATCCCTCCGTTCAATTGTTGGAAAATGCCCAAAACCTGATTCAACACCCAGAGACTGAAGCCGTGATTATTGCAACGGAACCGGTCACTCATTACAAATTTGCACTTGAGGCGCTTAAAGCAGGCAAACATGTATTCGTTGAAAAACCGATGACCCTTGTCCCAAAAGAAAGTGAATCTCTGGTTGAACTTGCAAAAAAGAATAATCGAATCCTGATGGTGGGGCATATTTTGGAATATCATCCAGCATACCGGAAGGCAAAGGAATTAATGGATTCCGGCGAGCTTGGGGCTGTTCATTACATGTATTCTACCCGGGTTAACCTTGGAATTATTCGAAAAGACGAAAATGCTCTTTGGAGTTTAGCACCGCATGATATTTCAATCGCACTGATGTTTATGCAGAATCTTCCTATTCAGGTAGCCTGCACCGGCCAATCTTTTTTGCAACCTGGAATAGAGGATGTGGTTTTTCTTACTATGCATTTTTCCCATCAACGAATGGCTCATGTTCATTGTAGTTGGTTGGATCCACACAAAGTACGTAAATTGACTGTCGTTGGATCGAAAAAAATGGTTGTTGTGGATGACATGGAAGCGAATGAGAAGGTTCGTATTTATGACAAGGGTGTGGAAAAGAAACCCAAATATGCCAACTACTCTGAAATGCTAACATTACGGAACGGTGATATCCAAATTCCCCGTTTGGAAATGAAGGAGCCGCTTCGTTTGGAATGCGACCAATTTATTAAAAGTATCCGATCAGGGAAAAACCCACC